From a region of the Pseudomonas fulva 12-X genome:
- the bacA gene encoding biofilm formation regulator BacA, which yields MENKSSAHYQRLFRQRLREQGLVKKEVWILPEHAQRLSAVERKLRQPQPELASMEEGVSMPQVWTAQTLFDALSATEPFADGRAAVELIQGADASLHVTMKEYGDLPLFIAVFGDQIVVEALLWPASDVRDTAAFNEEVLRSHKLFPLSCVGLETLPDGQACYTMFGALSASSILPNVVLEIETLADNVIKATEAYEDFLKASA from the coding sequence ATGGAAAACAAATCATCTGCGCACTACCAGCGTCTTTTCCGGCAGCGTCTGCGCGAGCAGGGGCTGGTGAAGAAGGAGGTCTGGATTCTGCCCGAGCATGCCCAGAGGCTCTCGGCGGTCGAAAGGAAACTGCGCCAGCCCCAGCCGGAGCTGGCTTCAATGGAGGAGGGGGTGAGCATGCCTCAGGTTTGGACTGCACAAACGTTGTTCGATGCGCTGTCGGCGACAGAGCCGTTTGCCGATGGCCGCGCGGCCGTCGAGCTGATCCAGGGTGCCGACGCCAGTCTGCACGTGACCATGAAGGAGTACGGCGATCTGCCGCTGTTCATCGCCGTGTTCGGTGATCAGATCGTGGTCGAGGCGCTGCTCTGGCCGGCCAGCGACGTGCGCGACACCGCTGCCTTCAACGAGGAAGTGCTGCGCAGCCACAAGCTGTTCCCGTTGTCCTGCGTGGGGCTCGAAACCCTGCCTGACGGTCAGGCCTGCTACACCATGTTCGGTGCCCTCAGCGCCTCGTCGATCCTGCCCAATGTGGTGCTGGAGATCGAAACGCTGGCGGACAACGTCATCAAGGCGACCGAAGCCTACGAAGACTTCCTCAAGGCCAGTGCATAA
- a CDS encoding PspA/IM30 family protein, translating to MNVWSKLLTALRGGANEMGEALVDGQALRILDQEIRDADAELRKSKEALAEIMAKQKLAAERASKSAAKIAEYEQYAVKALEGGKEDLAAEVAGKIANLEIELGSEREQADAYAASVAQLRAAVSQAEANIKRLKQQVDTVKATESVQKAQMAVAQRYGGSQAKLHTAVESLERIKQQQAERAAKMEAAAELAEASNPDESLDAKLRAAGIVADKSSADSVLARLKDKAKP from the coding sequence ATGAACGTCTGGAGCAAATTGCTGACGGCGCTGCGCGGCGGTGCCAACGAAATGGGTGAGGCGCTGGTCGATGGCCAGGCGCTGCGCATTCTCGATCAGGAGATCCGCGACGCCGACGCCGAGCTGCGCAAATCCAAGGAAGCGCTGGCCGAGATCATGGCCAAGCAGAAGCTGGCCGCCGAGCGTGCCAGCAAGTCTGCCGCCAAGATCGCCGAGTATGAGCAGTACGCGGTCAAGGCCCTGGAAGGTGGCAAGGAAGACCTGGCTGCCGAAGTGGCCGGCAAGATCGCCAACCTGGAAATCGAACTGGGCAGCGAGCGCGAGCAGGCCGATGCCTACGCCGCCAGCGTGGCCCAGTTGCGCGCCGCGGTGAGCCAGGCGGAAGCCAATATCAAGCGCCTGAAACAGCAGGTCGATACCGTCAAGGCCACCGAAAGCGTGCAGAAGGCGCAGATGGCCGTGGCCCAGCGTTACGGCGGCTCCCAGGCCAAGCTGCACACCGCGGTCGAGTCGCTGGAGCGCATCAAGCAGCAGCAGGCCGAGCGCGCCGCGAAGATGGAGGCGGCGGCTGAACTGGCCGAGGCCTCCAACCCTGACGAGTCGCTGGACGCCAAGCTGCGCGCCGCCGGTATCGTCGCCGACAAGAGCAGTGCCGACAGCGTGTTGGCGCGTCTCAAGGACAAGGCCAAGCCCTGA
- a CDS encoding OB-fold-containig protein — translation MEIFLQVSLAFPTVIFSFVLCLAVVYWVIVAFGLIEIDVLDVEADSALEGPAAALLSKLKLRDVPLTLVLTLLFFFAWFISYFADLWLLSLLPLEWLRYPLGLVVAVLALLLAVAPTRLLCAPLRPLFLKLEVTSSKSVLGQTAVVRSGRVTASHGEAMLEDGGAGLILRVRADEQLGFKRGDRVVLLEYLEAQHAYRVITEDEFRGI, via the coding sequence ATGGAAATCTTCCTGCAGGTCTCGTTGGCGTTCCCGACGGTCATCTTCAGCTTTGTGCTGTGCCTGGCGGTGGTGTACTGGGTCATCGTCGCGTTCGGTCTGATCGAGATCGACGTGCTCGACGTCGAGGCCGACTCCGCCCTGGAAGGTCCGGCGGCAGCGCTCCTGTCCAAACTCAAGCTGCGTGACGTACCGCTGACCCTGGTGCTGACGCTGCTGTTTTTCTTCGCCTGGTTCATCAGCTATTTCGCCGACCTCTGGTTGCTCAGCCTGTTGCCGCTCGAGTGGCTGCGTTATCCGCTGGGCCTGGTGGTCGCGGTGCTGGCGCTGCTGCTCGCCGTGGCTCCCACGCGGCTGCTGTGCGCGCCGCTGCGCCCGCTGTTTCTCAAGCTGGAAGTGACCAGCAGCAAGAGCGTGCTCGGCCAGACCGCCGTGGTGCGCAGCGGGCGGGTCACCGCCAGCCATGGCGAGGCGATGCTCGAAGACGGTGGCGCCGGGCTGATCCTGCGCGTGCGCGCCGACGAGCAACTGGGTTTCAAGCGTGGCGACCGTGTCGTTTTACTGGAATACCTGGAGGCGCAGCACGCCTACCGGGTGATAACCGAGGATGAGTTCCGCGGCATCTGA
- a CDS encoding flotillin family protein — protein MYNLPPSLIPVLVGVGLVALLIIGLLALFKAFYIKVPQGTALIVNDMSSTPKVHFTGALVYPVIHLKEFMKISLITLEVDRRAKDGLICRDNMRADITVAFYLRVNETQEDVLKVAKAIGVERASDRAAVNELFNAKFSEALKTVGKQFDFVQLFENRQDFRDRIVEVIGNDLNGYVLEDVAIDYLEQTSKASLDPSNILDAEGIRKITELTAAQNVITNDLERNEELAIKKKNVETREATLALERQQADAEARQKREVETIRAREEAETLKVREEERLKAEQARIQTQQELDIRAENHQREVEVAQQNRQRAVVIEVEKVTRAQELEVVAREREVELQRIEKEKALEEERKNIAAVVRERVAVEKTVAQEEERIKEVREVSEAERLKQVTVLNAQAEAEQELVRQVKQAEADETRSKHKAVEINNLAQAELEAAAKSAEAKKKLAEGIEAERAAPGLADARVREVTAAAKEKEGLAEARVQAERLIAEAKGEQEKGLAQARVIEAQAAAKEKDGLADAKVLEEKLGAQARGEEQLGVAKAKATQDLGMAEAQVLLERLNAEAEGLGKKFGALDALSDNARQHEEFRMQLEKSFEEAMAAIAANKDIAKDQAEVLATALAKAKIEIVGGEGDFFNSFAKSLSVGKAIEGVVGKSPVVQDVLARLLQGRAAEAKPATVSDADAV, from the coding sequence ATGTACAACCTTCCCCCGTCGTTGATCCCCGTGCTGGTCGGGGTTGGCCTGGTCGCCCTGCTGATCATCGGCCTGCTGGCGCTGTTCAAGGCCTTCTACATCAAGGTTCCCCAGGGTACGGCGCTGATCGTCAACGACATGTCGTCCACGCCCAAGGTGCATTTCACCGGTGCGCTGGTGTACCCGGTCATCCACCTCAAGGAGTTCATGAAGATCTCCCTGATCACCCTGGAAGTCGACCGCCGCGCCAAGGACGGGCTGATCTGCCGCGACAACATGCGCGCCGACATCACCGTGGCTTTTTACCTGCGCGTCAATGAAACCCAGGAAGACGTGCTCAAGGTGGCCAAGGCCATCGGCGTGGAGCGCGCCTCCGATCGTGCGGCGGTCAACGAGCTGTTCAACGCCAAGTTCTCCGAAGCCCTGAAAACCGTCGGCAAGCAGTTCGACTTCGTGCAGCTGTTCGAGAATCGCCAGGATTTCCGCGACCGCATCGTCGAGGTGATCGGCAACGACCTCAACGGTTACGTGCTCGAAGACGTGGCCATCGATTATCTGGAGCAGACCTCCAAGGCGTCCCTGGACCCAAGCAACATCCTCGACGCCGAGGGTATCCGCAAGATTACCGAGCTGACCGCAGCGCAGAACGTCATCACCAATGACCTGGAGCGCAACGAAGAGCTGGCTATCAAGAAGAAGAACGTCGAAACCCGCGAGGCGACCCTGGCTCTGGAACGTCAGCAGGCCGATGCTGAAGCGCGTCAGAAGCGTGAGGTGGAAACCATCCGCGCCCGCGAGGAAGCGGAAACCCTCAAGGTACGCGAAGAAGAGCGCCTGAAGGCCGAGCAGGCCCGCATCCAGACCCAGCAGGAGCTGGACATCCGCGCCGAGAACCATCAGCGCGAAGTGGAAGTGGCCCAGCAGAACCGTCAGCGCGCGGTGGTCATCGAGGTGGAGAAGGTCACCCGTGCCCAGGAGCTGGAAGTGGTGGCCCGCGAGCGCGAGGTCGAGCTGCAGCGCATCGAGAAGGAAAAGGCGCTGGAAGAAGAGCGCAAGAACATCGCCGCCGTGGTGCGCGAACGCGTAGCGGTGGAGAAGACCGTCGCCCAGGAAGAAGAGCGCATCAAGGAAGTTCGCGAAGTCTCCGAAGCCGAGCGCCTCAAGCAGGTCACCGTGCTCAATGCCCAGGCCGAAGCCGAGCAGGAGCTGGTGCGCCAAGTCAAGCAGGCCGAAGCCGACGAAACCCGTTCCAAGCACAAGGCGGTGGAAATCAACAACCTCGCCCAGGCCGAGCTGGAAGCCGCAGCCAAGAGCGCCGAGGCCAAGAAGAAACTGGCCGAAGGCATCGAAGCCGAGCGCGCCGCGCCTGGCCTGGCTGATGCGCGGGTGCGTGAAGTCACCGCCGCGGCCAAGGAGAAGGAAGGTCTGGCCGAAGCCCGCGTGCAGGCCGAGCGCCTGATCGCCGAAGCCAAGGGCGAGCAGGAAAAAGGCCTGGCCCAAGCCCGCGTTATCGAAGCGCAGGCGGCCGCCAAGGAAAAAGACGGTCTGGCCGACGCCAAGGTACTGGAAGAGAAGCTCGGCGCCCAGGCGCGCGGCGAGGAGCAGCTCGGTGTGGCCAAGGCCAAGGCGACCCAGGATCTGGGCATGGCCGAAGCTCAGGTATTGCTGGAGCGCCTGAACGCCGAGGCCGAAGGCCTGGGCAAGAAGTTCGGCGCGCTGGATGCGCTCAGCGACAACGCCCGCCAGCACGAAGAGTTCCGCATGCAGCTGGAGAAGAGCTTCGAGGAAGCCATGGCCGCTATCGCCGCCAACAAGGACATCGCCAAGGATCAGGCCGAAGTGCTGGCCACCGCGCTGGCCAAGGCGAAGATCGAGATCGTCGGCGGCGAAGGCGACTTCTTCAACTCGTTCGCCAAGTCCCTTTCCGTGGGCAAGGCCATCGAGGGCGTGGTTGGCAAGAGCCCGGTGGTGCAGGACGTGCTCGCGCGCCTGCTGCAGGGCCGTGCTGCTGAAGCCAAACCGGCAACGGTCAGCGACGCGGACGCGGTGTAA